A stretch of Brassica napus cultivar Da-Ae chromosome C6, Da-Ae, whole genome shotgun sequence DNA encodes these proteins:
- the LOC125588363 gene encoding uncharacterized protein LOC125588363, with product MVVLVRWEPIIHDDYPWIIPFWVRLIGIPLHLWTDRNLRNIGSRLGHVDKVEHTKGRMLIQVDTRRPLKFSRKAESPEGDEVTLEIKYEMLFKHCSTCGMLTHEKEYCPSLDVKNRIQPQTERHGVLTRVQEATRALSFPALSDHELQDGVGDKHIIGAVSDMEIVDPHDGEMMECDVRDDDFLGQELTEMESLGSRQASVKIGRSDDKASRSRRNDA from the exons ATGGTAGTGTTGGTCCGTTGGGAGCCCATTATTCACGACGACTATCCATGGATAATCCCATTTTGGGTGCGTCTGATAGGGATCCCTTTGCATCTATGGACTGATCGGAATCTGCGCAATATAGGTTCGCGATTGGGACATGTCGACAAAGTGGAGCATACCAAGGGTCGTATGCTCATTCAGGTGGATACCCGTCGACCTTTAAAGTTCTCGCGTAAGGCTGAGTCACCGGAAGGGGATGAGGTCACGTTGGAAATCAAGTACGAAATGTTGTTCAAACATTGCTCAACCTGTGGTATGTTAACTCATGAGAAGGAGTATTGCCCGTCGTTGGATGTCAAAAATAGGATACAACCACAGACAGAGCGACATGGTGTTCTCACTCGAGTGCAA GAAGCTACTCGAGCGCTTTCATTTCCTGCCTTAAGTGATCATGAGCTACAAGATGGAGTTGGGGATAAGCATATCATAGGTGCCGTGAGTGACATGGAGATTGTTGATCCGCATGATGGCGAGATGATGGAGTGTGACGTGCGTGATGATGATTTCTTAGGTCAGGAACTTACGGAGATGGAGAGTTTGGGTTCTCGTCAAGCTTCAGTCAAGATAGGAAGATCGGATGACAAAGCGTCTAGGAGCAGGCGGAATGATGCATAA